The Nitrospira sp. genome contains a region encoding:
- the xrtD gene encoding VPLPA-CTERM-specific exosortase XrtD: MTSTRVVLFTSVLSAALLGYMYEESLIYLFNHWLGSDDYSHGIFVPVISGVLVWQSRHRLLQMPRESSWWGLAVIAVGLILYVVGELSTLYVVLHLSLWMVIVGLAIALIGMSGAKAIGFPLGYLLTAIPLPVFFYASLSSQLQLWSSSLGVGCLQLIGIMAFREGNVIDLGPVQLQVVEACSGIRYLLPLTSLAMLCAYLFKESMWKRVVLVLSAIPISILINGFRIGMIGILVEIYGQGAAEGFYHLFEGWVIFMVSFGLLLAEMRLLGRIGTAIPQRSLREQLTWKDQEQNSSHQPSRTPPIRRLFSPGPAYLCSVALLAPFTLLSTAFVDREEVAPARASFVDFPMQIGMWRGARFALEKRYIDALRFDDYVLADYRSDKEPQMNFYAAYYRSQRKGQSAHSPQSCLPGGGWEIASLTRTELPSSQTIGQPVIVNRAVIQKGDQKQIVLYWFKQRDRQIADEYQVKLYLLWDAFLRQRTDGALIRLASLVGPGESEAAVDQRLRAFAVEIGQELNRFVPD, translated from the coding sequence ATGACTAGTACGCGGGTCGTTCTCTTCACCTCAGTCCTGAGCGCGGCGTTGTTGGGCTACATGTATGAGGAGAGCCTCATCTATTTGTTCAATCACTGGCTAGGGAGCGATGATTATAGCCATGGCATCTTTGTACCTGTAATCAGCGGGGTCCTAGTATGGCAGTCCCGACATCGTCTTCTGCAAATGCCGAGAGAGTCCTCATGGTGGGGTCTGGCGGTCATCGCAGTGGGCCTTATTCTCTATGTGGTTGGTGAGTTGTCCACGCTCTATGTTGTCCTCCATCTCTCTTTGTGGATGGTGATCGTCGGGTTGGCGATTGCGCTGATCGGAATGAGCGGTGCCAAGGCGATCGGATTTCCCCTTGGGTATCTTTTGACCGCGATTCCCTTGCCCGTATTTTTCTACGCGAGTTTATCGAGCCAGCTTCAGTTGTGGTCTTCGTCCCTGGGAGTCGGGTGTCTGCAATTGATCGGGATCATGGCATTTCGCGAAGGCAATGTCATTGACTTGGGACCGGTACAACTCCAAGTGGTCGAAGCCTGCAGCGGCATTCGCTACTTACTGCCGCTGACTTCTCTGGCGATGCTCTGTGCGTACCTGTTCAAGGAGAGTATGTGGAAGCGAGTCGTGCTGGTTCTTTCCGCAATTCCGATCTCGATTCTCATCAATGGTTTTCGTATCGGCATGATCGGAATTCTGGTCGAGATCTACGGGCAAGGAGCTGCCGAGGGCTTTTATCACCTGTTTGAGGGGTGGGTCATTTTCATGGTGAGTTTTGGGCTGTTGCTTGCCGAGATGAGGCTGCTGGGACGAATAGGGACGGCTATTCCCCAGAGGTCTCTTCGTGAACAACTCACCTGGAAAGATCAGGAACAAAATTCAAGCCATCAGCCCAGCCGTACCCCTCCGATCCGTCGCTTATTTTCTCCGGGGCCAGCCTATCTGTGCAGCGTCGCTCTGCTTGCGCCATTCACTCTGCTGTCGACGGCCTTCGTAGATCGGGAAGAGGTTGCTCCGGCTCGGGCGTCCTTTGTCGACTTCCCGATGCAGATCGGTATGTGGCGAGGAGCCCGTTTCGCTCTGGAAAAGCGATACATCGATGCCCTTCGCTTCGATGATTATGTCCTTGCCGATTACCGTTCAGACAAGGAACCTCAGATGAATTTTTATGCCGCGTACTATCGGTCACAACGGAAAGGGCAATCGGCACATTCGCCTCAAAGTTGTTTGCCCGGTGGAGGATGGGAGATTGCGTCCTTAACCCGCACGGAGTTGCCGTCGTCACAGACGATAGGGCAGCCGGTCATAGTTAATCGAGCCGTGATTCAGAAGGGTGATCAGAAGCAGATCGTCCTCTACTGGTTTAAACAGCGCGATCGTCAGATCGCGGACGAGTACCAGGTCAAGTTGTACTTGTTGTGGGATGCCTTTCTTCGGCAAAGGACCGATGGAGCCCTCATCAGATTAGCCTCGCTCGTGGGTCCAGGTGAATCCGAGGCGGCGGTAGATCAACGTCTTCGAGCATTTGCGGTTGAGATCGGCCAAGAGCTGAACCGGTTCGTGCCGGATTGA
- a CDS encoding O-antigen ligase family protein, whose product MSWKATLLYLVVFFPILGRSFFPMVRNTNSITFQSSLTDPQMLGVYVLWAYCFWILLRNPHSLKLAFAKPFWPLTLFTLVAVLSAVTVSRTPMYSLWRSVETCGVLLWGLLVFAQTTEDRNPGRLFTSFYAMSALMLLGVVVAVIIDPRHAWMHEGNRVERLDVTSTFLMGANTIGVIAALLCLAALSRFIVLAKVQYLIGSCACLVLCYAARSRTGFIVFILGVCVLVGVFARMPNRRVIAGIVALLSGILTVGLFVVSPEFTDAVASTFTRGHSEANIRSLDGRMSIWVEAWEAFEQSPLLGSGYATYPMQLTAGSHFHNMFIELAVTTGLLGLAPILILFLLLSTRLVTLFRKAPASAGAHSIVSTDALLIGTVVIVSEITTAGAAYYSWQMIGVVALSVGLYSTLDAADEAEAHSQENRTAQMMAHLQDGLLVSEPCRKPIIF is encoded by the coding sequence ATGTCCTGGAAAGCAACACTTCTCTATCTGGTCGTGTTCTTCCCCATTTTGGGACGATCCTTTTTCCCCATGGTTAGAAACACAAATTCCATTACATTTCAGTCTTCGCTCACAGATCCGCAAATGTTGGGCGTGTATGTCCTCTGGGCGTACTGCTTTTGGATCCTGCTTCGGAATCCACATAGTTTAAAACTGGCGTTTGCCAAGCCGTTCTGGCCGCTGACGCTATTCACGCTCGTTGCGGTTCTCTCGGCCGTCACTGTTTCTCGCACACCGATGTACTCACTCTGGAGAAGTGTGGAAACGTGCGGTGTGCTTTTATGGGGACTTCTTGTGTTCGCGCAGACAACGGAGGACCGGAATCCCGGCAGGCTGTTCACATCTTTTTATGCCATGAGTGCGCTGATGCTTTTGGGGGTTGTTGTGGCTGTAATTATCGATCCTCGACATGCTTGGATGCACGAGGGAAATAGAGTCGAACGGCTGGATGTGACGTCGACGTTCTTGATGGGAGCGAACACGATCGGCGTTATTGCGGCACTTTTGTGTTTAGCGGCTCTTTCCAGATTCATAGTCTTGGCTAAAGTGCAGTACCTGATTGGGTCTTGCGCGTGTTTAGTCTTGTGCTATGCCGCAAGGTCTCGCACGGGTTTTATTGTATTTATCCTGGGGGTCTGTGTGTTGGTAGGGGTCTTCGCGCGAATGCCAAACAGGCGTGTGATTGCCGGTATTGTCGCCCTTCTGTCTGGAATTCTCACCGTTGGTCTGTTTGTGGTCAGCCCCGAGTTTACAGATGCAGTGGCATCCACCTTTACACGTGGCCATAGTGAGGCGAACATTCGGTCGCTCGATGGGCGGATGAGCATTTGGGTGGAGGCGTGGGAAGCCTTTGAGCAATCCCCTCTACTGGGATCTGGCTATGCCACATATCCAATGCAACTCACGGCAGGAAGCCATTTCCACAACATGTTTATTGAATTGGCGGTGACGACGGGCCTTCTTGGGCTCGCCCCCATCCTCATCTTGTTCCTGCTGCTAAGCACTCGGCTCGTCACACTGTTTCGGAAAGCTCCCGCCAGTGCCGGCGCCCATTCTATCGTGTCGACCGATGCGCTACTGATAGGCACGGTCGTTATCGTGTCGGAAATCACGACAGCCGGAGCGGCATACTATTCATGGCAAATGATTGGGGTGGTTGCGTTGTCCGTCGGTCTATACTCAACACTGGATGCGGCTGACGAAGCTGAAGCTCATTCTCAGGAAAACAGAACTGCTCAAATGATGGCGCACCTCCAAGATGGTCTACTGGTCTCTGAACCGTGTCGGAAACCAATCATTTTCTAA
- a CDS encoding family 10 glycosylhydrolase translates to MDEVLSRIKNAGFNVYMPTVWQGRGAAWPSKHAPWDTKLADRPKSDFDPLRYVISKAHEMGIEVHPWFTLVLRQGDIFPEFALPSMPQKAFDVHNPEFRELLVKLVEEVTVGYDIDGINLDYVRAIDLCTSAQCEEEYSKTYKRSLKGDTLVFKVLPNQVPSLIDYQETAVTTLVRQISETVRAKKPHLLLSADVFVGHAPPTQGQNSVSWVNNGLVDVIFRMDYTRQINIAAMDGTRRELNHPDKQNLLISNMSNPDEMVSGQKYFARDGKWLAETILKIRKLWPKTGIALYFYKYLTDEQIAALQDGPFRQPEPNPILRMTP, encoded by the coding sequence GTGGATGAAGTGCTGTCACGGATCAAAAATGCAGGATTCAATGTCTATATGCCGACCGTTTGGCAAGGACGCGGTGCAGCGTGGCCTTCTAAACACGCTCCCTGGGACACCAAGCTGGCGGATCGCCCCAAGTCGGATTTTGATCCTTTGCGGTATGTCATCAGCAAAGCGCATGAGATGGGAATTGAGGTGCACCCCTGGTTTACCCTGGTGCTGAGACAAGGCGATATTTTCCCAGAGTTCGCGTTGCCAAGCATGCCTCAGAAGGCATTTGATGTTCACAACCCTGAGTTCAGGGAACTCTTGGTCAAACTAGTCGAAGAGGTAACAGTTGGTTACGACATCGATGGAATCAACTTGGATTACGTGCGGGCTATAGACCTTTGCACAAGTGCGCAATGCGAAGAGGAGTATAGCAAGACATACAAGAGGAGCCTGAAAGGGGACACGTTGGTATTTAAGGTATTGCCCAATCAGGTTCCGTCCCTCATTGACTATCAAGAGACCGCTGTCACGACATTGGTTCGGCAGATATCGGAAACCGTAAGAGCAAAAAAACCTCATCTCTTACTCAGTGCCGATGTGTTTGTCGGGCACGCCCCGCCGACTCAGGGACAAAACAGCGTTTCTTGGGTTAACAACGGACTTGTGGATGTGATTTTTCGGATGGACTACACAAGGCAGATCAATATTGCCGCCATGGATGGTACGAGGCGAGAGTTGAACCATCCGGACAAACAGAATCTCTTGATTTCGAATATGTCGAATCCCGATGAAATGGTTTCTGGGCAGAAGTATTTCGCTCGGGATGGCAAGTGGTTGGCCGAGACCATTCTCAAAATTCGTAAGCTTTGGCCGAAGACAGGGATCGCCCTTTACTTCTACAAATACCTCACAGATGAACAGATAGCGGCATTGCAGGATGGGCCATTCCGTCAGCCAGAACCCAATCCCATTCTGCGGATGACACCTTGA
- a CDS encoding methyltransferase domain-containing protein: protein MSMTSEIGAMDATYVSDCLSGRRLYGEDFSEDAIQAWFEDEREGFADLGAKNQASYCYEYHRLNVLHGFRYLPQRLSGHTLSIGGAYGEELRPFLSNIRTITILEPSGAFTTRSLDSVPIQYAKPEASGIMPFKNETFDLATCFGCLHHIPNVGAVLRELHRCLKPGGFALIREPIISMGDWRQPRRGLTKRERGIPLPIFRTLIWEAGFHIERETLCGFPPIARIGGMLGTHCYNSSVTVLIDQRLASMFAWNYRYHPVTFPQKLTPTVAAYVLKKSMEHDGQDR from the coding sequence ATGTCTATGACGAGTGAAATAGGGGCGATGGATGCGACATACGTTAGTGACTGTCTGTCGGGGCGGAGACTGTATGGAGAGGATTTCTCAGAGGATGCGATCCAAGCGTGGTTCGAAGACGAAAGGGAAGGATTTGCCGACCTTGGAGCAAAGAACCAGGCTTCCTATTGTTATGAATATCACAGGTTAAATGTACTGCATGGGTTTCGGTACCTTCCTCAGAGATTATCTGGCCACACTCTATCCATAGGGGGAGCCTATGGTGAAGAGCTGAGACCGTTCCTGTCGAATATCAGGACTATCACAATCTTGGAGCCGTCTGGAGCATTCACAACAAGAAGCTTAGACAGCGTACCGATCCAATACGCAAAACCAGAGGCGTCCGGAATTATGCCGTTTAAGAATGAAACTTTTGACTTGGCTACTTGTTTTGGATGTCTCCATCACATTCCCAATGTCGGTGCTGTATTGCGAGAGCTGCATAGGTGTCTCAAGCCGGGCGGGTTTGCTCTAATTCGAGAGCCAATTATTTCCATGGGAGATTGGCGACAGCCTCGGCGAGGGCTAACCAAGCGTGAACGTGGAATACCGCTCCCGATTTTCCGAACATTGATTTGGGAGGCCGGTTTTCACATCGAGAGGGAAACGCTCTGTGGCTTTCCTCCGATCGCACGAATCGGAGGAATGCTAGGAACGCACTGCTACAATTCATCTGTGACGGTTCTAATCGATCAGCGTCTGGCAAGTATGTTCGCTTGGAATTATCGATATCATCCTGTCACGTTTCCCCAAAAGTTGACGCCGACTGTTGCTGCCTATGTGCTGAAGAAGTCCATGGAGCATGATGGCCAGGACAGGTAG
- a CDS encoding WecB/TagA/CpsF family glycosyltransferase has protein sequence MRASVYVKKDIGAKDHSTGILLEIPIDRRPLLDIVQDSISAVNSRTSQVVFACANPHSLVVAQQDSEFQTALQNASLVVADGIGASVMARIVGVSVGPRITGTDYFQGVLNALQKRVGGRVFFFGSSQRVLDLMAKRFADDFPSLTLCGALSPPFGTWSEVENLRMVKVINDAKPDVLWVGMTAPKQEKWVEANRRQLNVPVIGSIGAVFDFYAGTYSRAPKWICDIGLEWAYRFILEPRRMWRRNFVSAPKFIWLVLRQHVFASHGKEVSGNQAVQEKNTYQNEKAA, from the coding sequence ATGAGAGCTTCCGTGTATGTGAAAAAAGACATAGGTGCAAAGGATCATAGTACGGGAATCCTTCTTGAAATCCCAATCGACCGAAGGCCCCTCTTGGACATCGTTCAAGACTCCATTAGTGCCGTGAACAGCAGAACCTCTCAGGTAGTGTTTGCCTGTGCCAATCCTCATTCGTTGGTAGTTGCTCAACAGGATTCCGAGTTTCAGACGGCTTTACAAAACGCGAGCCTAGTTGTGGCTGATGGTATTGGTGCATCAGTGATGGCACGCATTGTTGGCGTCTCTGTTGGTCCTCGGATTACGGGAACAGATTATTTTCAGGGTGTCTTGAACGCACTTCAGAAGCGCGTTGGCGGACGAGTCTTCTTCTTTGGATCGTCGCAGCGCGTATTGGATCTTATGGCAAAACGTTTTGCTGACGATTTCCCATCTTTGACACTCTGTGGTGCCTTGTCTCCACCGTTCGGAACATGGAGTGAGGTTGAAAACCTACGGATGGTGAAAGTGATCAACGATGCAAAGCCGGATGTCCTTTGGGTTGGAATGACTGCCCCGAAGCAGGAGAAATGGGTGGAGGCCAATCGAAGGCAGCTCAACGTTCCCGTGATCGGCTCGATCGGGGCGGTCTTCGACTTTTACGCTGGAACATACTCGCGAGCTCCGAAATGGATCTGTGACATCGGCCTTGAGTGGGCATACCGCTTTATCCTCGAACCTCGCCGGATGTGGCGGCGAAACTTTGTGTCTGCTCCAAAATTTATATGGCTAGTGCTTCGTCAACATGTCTTCGCCAGTCATGGCAAAGAAGTATCTGGTAATCAGGCTGTACAAGAAAAAAATACCTATCAGAATGAAAAAGCTGCCTAA
- a CDS encoding polysaccharide biosynthesis protein: protein MSMFFGLGLNYVYSISLAHMLNAETFGLYTLGLAVFNVLSVVSVAGLDRAILRFIPAVNDGTGTDLVGTMAKHIAGISLIIGCLVGLGLLGLSPTLSAKIFGKPELTPVLVAFSFAIPLFSVSTVLLSTLQALQDNRWRSFVKYGCEPVVKFVLTVVFVWIGWNIFGALVAFGIALCFTVVLACIPLGRYMSSDCPSFQHRQFCEKVLRFAAPLLASLLIASLANRSDIFMIGYWLQPEQIGFYGAALQTASIIALILGCLDSVASPLISKAISGDNKSELEPLLQTVLRWSVTIALPVFLVFVLFPAEVLSMFGNRFHEASYCLVLLAMSQVINAASGSSNTALVLAGYSRVVMWNSVWLGVVQIGLNVLLVPIYGITGAAAGTAFALALVSMVRLLECSLLLKVRVIEREIWKPVLAAAITFGLVFVMRFSGLTLSWWILAAAAVGFYLFITTLLGLQKEDRDILIHLKTAVCRQGGPRSCL, encoded by the coding sequence ATGAGCATGTTCTTTGGGCTCGGCCTCAACTATGTCTACAGTATCAGTCTTGCGCACATGCTCAATGCAGAGACATTCGGCCTGTATACGCTAGGTCTTGCCGTGTTCAATGTGCTTTCGGTGGTATCAGTCGCCGGACTAGACCGAGCCATTCTGCGGTTCATTCCGGCGGTGAATGACGGCACCGGTACCGATCTGGTTGGCACGATGGCCAAGCATATCGCCGGAATCTCACTCATCATCGGATGCTTGGTAGGACTGGGACTTCTAGGACTATCGCCAACCCTTTCAGCGAAGATCTTCGGTAAGCCAGAACTCACACCGGTCTTGGTCGCCTTCTCCTTTGCAATACCACTGTTTTCCGTTTCCACGGTGCTGCTATCTACTCTGCAGGCGCTTCAAGACAATCGATGGCGATCCTTCGTGAAGTATGGATGTGAACCAGTTGTCAAGTTTGTACTAACTGTGGTTTTCGTCTGGATAGGATGGAACATATTCGGTGCGCTTGTTGCTTTCGGAATCGCGCTGTGTTTCACGGTCGTGTTGGCGTGCATTCCGCTTGGCCGCTATATGTCCTCAGATTGTCCCTCTTTTCAGCACAGACAGTTCTGCGAAAAGGTCTTGCGGTTTGCTGCCCCGCTACTCGCGTCGTTGCTTATCGCCAGCCTCGCAAATCGATCAGATATTTTCATGATCGGCTATTGGTTGCAACCAGAGCAGATAGGGTTTTATGGCGCTGCTTTGCAAACGGCATCCATTATTGCGTTGATCCTCGGCTGTCTAGATTCCGTCGCGAGTCCTCTTATCTCCAAAGCCATTTCCGGCGATAACAAGTCCGAGCTTGAGCCACTCTTACAAACCGTTCTCCGATGGTCCGTCACTATTGCGTTGCCAGTATTTCTGGTGTTTGTGCTATTTCCTGCAGAAGTGCTATCGATGTTTGGCAATCGATTTCACGAAGCGTCCTACTGCTTGGTCTTGTTGGCAATGAGCCAGGTGATCAACGCGGCCAGTGGCTCATCCAACACTGCACTGGTTTTGGCTGGATATTCAAGAGTGGTGATGTGGAACAGTGTTTGGCTCGGGGTGGTTCAGATTGGGCTAAATGTACTGCTGGTCCCCATTTATGGAATTACTGGTGCAGCTGCGGGTACGGCCTTCGCATTAGCTCTCGTTAGCATGGTCCGTCTTTTGGAATGTTCCCTGCTACTCAAAGTGAGGGTTATTGAACGAGAGATCTGGAAACCAGTCCTTGCGGCAGCAATCACGTTCGGCCTTGTCTTTGTCATGAGATTCTCTGGCTTGACTCTCAGCTGGTGGATATTGGCTGCTGCAGCCGTAGGCTTCTATTTATTCATAACCACTCTATTGGGTTTACAGAAGGAAGATCGGGACATATTGATCCACCTGAAAACGGCGGTGTGCCGTCAAGGAGGTCCGCGGTCATGTCTATGA
- a CDS encoding glycosyltransferase family 4 protein: MEVNEQSAVGRAADIEVEGKLFIIGPTPPPFHGVAVAIQTLLSSSLSQKFRVEHLDLADRRGIQHVNNPDWHDIILFIRQWLKLVGMLIRACPSISYLVLSQSTIGFLRDSFLIWPAYVRGSRIVLHLHGGNFREWFRGRSWFMKVYVKIVLRRATRAVVLGESLKREFEGLIDAERITVVPNGIDWPDANVRGHSPRSQSRFRILHLSTLSHLKGALVLLQAVPMVVHRRRNVEFVFAGPWSHAEDKRWAEEFIRQHKLEAHVSFSGQVGGAEKRALFDSSDVFVFPGVQQEGQPLVVIEAMAAGIPIIFTDRGCLRDTVLDGVAGLEVPIGDVSQLAERIVWLLDHPGQMKLMGAQARRRYEAMYTKERHIQRMIDVFVLSEKEGAA, translated from the coding sequence ATGGAAGTGAATGAACAATCTGCTGTGGGAAGGGCGGCAGATATCGAGGTTGAGGGTAAACTCTTCATTATCGGTCCAACACCGCCACCATTTCATGGAGTGGCCGTCGCGATTCAAACGTTATTGAGTTCTTCGCTTTCGCAGAAGTTTCGTGTTGAGCATTTAGATCTCGCCGACCGGCGTGGCATTCAACACGTCAATAATCCGGATTGGCATGACATTATCCTCTTTATTCGACAATGGCTGAAACTGGTCGGCATGCTGATCCGTGCGTGTCCAAGCATAAGTTACCTTGTGCTCTCTCAGTCGACAATTGGCTTCTTACGGGACAGTTTCCTGATCTGGCCGGCTTACGTCCGAGGGAGTCGTATCGTCCTTCATCTGCACGGAGGCAATTTTCGCGAGTGGTTTCGAGGGCGCTCGTGGTTCATGAAGGTATATGTGAAGATCGTGCTCAGACGCGCGACCAGAGCTGTCGTTCTCGGAGAGTCTTTGAAACGGGAATTTGAAGGGCTTATTGATGCGGAGCGGATTACCGTTGTGCCAAACGGGATTGATTGGCCAGACGCCAATGTTCGAGGGCACAGTCCTCGGTCACAATCACGATTCCGCATTCTTCATCTCAGCACCTTGAGCCACCTCAAGGGCGCCCTCGTGCTTCTCCAGGCAGTCCCTATGGTCGTTCATCGTCGAAGGAATGTCGAGTTCGTGTTCGCAGGACCCTGGTCACACGCAGAGGACAAGCGGTGGGCAGAGGAATTCATTCGTCAACACAAACTTGAAGCACACGTGTCGTTCAGCGGGCAGGTCGGGGGTGCAGAAAAAAGAGCTTTGTTTGACTCCTCCGATGTTTTCGTTTTTCCTGGAGTTCAGCAGGAAGGTCAACCGTTGGTCGTGATTGAAGCGATGGCAGCCGGTATACCCATTATTTTTACTGATCGAGGCTGTTTGCGAGATACGGTCCTGGATGGAGTGGCCGGTCTGGAAGTTCCAATTGGTGATGTCTCTCAGTTGGCAGAGCGCATTGTTTGGCTACTGGATCATCCCGGGCAGATGAAATTAATGGGAGCACAAGCTCGTCGACGGTATGAGGCTATGTACACCAAGGAGCGGCACATCCAGCGCATGATCGACGTCTTTGTCTTGTCGGAGAAAGAAGGGGCGGCATGA